The genomic segment GATTTATCTCACCAGTTCTCCGGTGCTGGGCTTCTTGATTATCTCCAGTTTGGTACTGGTATCGTTCACACCGTCACGAGTACCCAGGCGCGGAGCGTTGCCAGAGTCTTGGATTACTTCTTTCAGGGGAGCTTCTGAGAAGCGTAGCGCATGTTGGAATTTCTTAACGACTCCCGCCAGAGTGCTGAACTGCTGTCCTGACGGGGGGAACAGACCATGCTTCCCCCGGGGAAAGTGCAGGAGGCTCTGGGAGGGGTCGGGGGCtcagcctccccctcccaggtgGGGCTGTGGGAGCTACAGCTTCATCGTCCTCACAGTGCAGAACAGAAGGGCGCGCTGCACCTCCCTGAGGGTCAGGTCTGTGGGTCCGTGAGCTCCGAGCCTCAGGAGCAGGGACAGCTTCTGCTGCGGGGACCACTGTGCCATCCCACTGAGTCCCGTGACCCACGAGGCTGGGTGTTCAGAGGCACGAGGTGGAGTGCGAGCAGTTCCTACCGGTTCCCGAGGGTGCCCGCCCAGTTTGGGGGGTGACAGTGAATACGCAGGGTGAGTGAGCGTTAGCTGAGGGAGCCATTCTCTTGGATGGTGGCAGAAGGAGGCTGGGGCCACCGAGAATACTAAAAACTGCCCTCGCGAGGTCGCTGCCTCCTGTGTTCTAGTTCTGGTGCCCGGGAAAGCTGTCCTCaccctctgcctctgccctcctACCAATAAAGTGGGCCAGAGCAACAGAACCCCTGCATCATGGGACCGAAGCCCAAGTAATTACTATTATGGGGAAAAAAGCCTTGGGACAGATACGTGTTGAGTCATCCTTTCATTCAGCACGTTGGTACGGTGCATGTACCACACTCGGGCTGCCCTGGGCTCTGCGAATACGGTGGTACAAAACAGACAAAGGCTCAGGCTTCCTGGGACTTCCCTCCTGTTGGGAACAAGGAACACATATTCATTTAACCAATGATAATAGATACATTGAACATATGGCAAACATActgatttaaaataatggaaGAGCATCTTCCCCATATACTTCTGCACAGAAACCTTTGAAGGCCAAATGAAAGTTCTGTAAAGGAGCTTCCATGCGGCCAATGTGTTTTGACTGCCTCCTGGCAACACTGTACTAGGATTTGAGGCCACAACGCTGTTTCCTGTTCTCAAGGAGCTTGTGAGTTGCTGGGGAAATAAGAGAAGGACCCAAATATTAGAGTTGAACTCATCTCAGGCGTTCAGCAGCCGAAGGAAAGGCTGAGCCAGTGGCTGGGTTCCCTCAGTGTGGTGCCTGGCTGCTGGGGCATTCTTCCCCACTGTCTGCACCCCATCCCTGCTCCCCAGACATCAGCAACCTGAAGGATTTCTCCTTTTTGTGGAGGGCTCTCTGTCTTCAGGCAGGCagattatgttttctttttattttttattatacttaagttctggggtacatgtgcagaatgtgcatgtttgtaacataggtatagacatgccatggtggtttgcagcacccatcaacccgtcatctactttaggtatttctcctaatgctatccctcccctagcccccattccccaacaggccccggtgtgtgatgttcccctccctgtgtccatgtgttctcatcgttcagctctcacttacgagtgagaacatgcggtgtttggttttctgttcttgcgatagtttgctgagaatgatggtttccagcatcatccatgtccctgcaaaggacatgatctcttccttttttatggctgcatagtattccatggtgtatatgtgccacattttctttatccagtctgtctttatgggcatttgggttggttccaagtctttgctattgtgaatggcaccccagtaaacatacgtgtgcatgtgtgtttatagtagaatgatttataatcctttggctatatacctagtaataggattgctgggtcaaatggtatttctagttctagttccttgaggaatcgccacactgtcttccacaatggttgaactaatttacactctcaccaacagtgtaaaagtgttcctatttctccacatcctctccagcatctgttgtttcctgagtttttaatgatcaccattctaactggcatgagatggtatctcattgtggttttgatttgcatttctctaatgaccagtgatgatgagccttttttttttttatagttggtgcataaatgtcttcttttttttttttgagacggagtctcgctctggcacccaggctggagtgcagtggccggatctcagctcactgcaagctccgcctcccgggttcacgccattctccggcctcagcctcccgagtagctgggactacaggcgcccgccacctcgcccggctattttttttttttttgtatttcttagtagagacggggtttcaccgtgttagccaggatggtctcgatctcctgacctcgtgatccgcccatctcggcctcccaaagtgctgggattacaggcttgagccaccgcgcccggccataaatgtcttcttttgagaagtgtctgttcatatcctttgcccactttttgatggagttatttgtttttttcttgtaaatctgttcaagttctttgtagattctggatattagccctttgtcagatgggtagattgcaaaaattttcttccattctttaggttgcctgttcactctgatgataattttttttgctatgcagaagctctttagtttaatcagatcccatttgtctattttggcttttgttgccattggttttggtgttttagtcatgaagtctttgccaatgctaatgtcctgaatagtattgcctaaattttcttctagggtttttatggttttaggtcttacgtttaagtctttaatccatcttgagttaatctttgtataaagtgtaaggaagggatccagtttcagctttccacatatggctagccagttttcccaacaccatttattaaatagggaatcctttccccattgcttgtttttgtcaggtttgtcaaagatctgagggttgtggatgtgtggcattatttctgaggcctctgttctgttccattggtctatatatctgttttggtaccagtaccatgctgttttggttactgtagccttgtagtatagtttgaagtcaggtagcatgatggcTCCAGGCTTCTTCTTtctacttaggattgtcttggctatacgggctcttttttggttccatatgaaatttaaagtaatttttttccaattctgtgaggaaagtcaatggtagcttgatcgGGATAGCATTatatctataaattactttgggcagtatggcgattttgatgatattgattcttcctatccatgagcatggaatgtttttccatttgtttgtgtcctctcttatttccttgagcagtgatttgtaggtctccttgaagaggtccttcacatcccttgtaagttgtactcctaggtattttattctgtttgcaattgtgaatgggagttcacacatgatttggctctctgtttgtctattattggtgtataggaatggttgtgatttttgcacactgatattgtatcctgagactttgctgaagtcgcttatcagcttaaggagattttgggctgagacaatggggttttctaaatatacaatcatgtcatctgcaaacagagacaatttgatttcctctgtTTCTatgtgaataccctttatttccttctcttgcctgattgccctggccagaacttccaatactatgttgcataggaatggtgagagagggcatccttgtcttgtgctggttttcaaagggaatgcttccagcttttgcccattcagtaatcTCTCCTACCACACTAAAAGAGTTGAAATGCTGattttcaataaatgtgaatTAACCCTCAACTAGGGCCTGTAATTTAGGTTTGCTATCACCAGGTGGTGATGGCTGCTTTAGTTCAAGTAGAAAGAGGTCGTGACTTCCCTCCTCTCCATGCTTGGAAATAAGTGGAAGAGGCATTTGGTTATTATGGCAAAAATTGTGGCAATTTGTCATCTTTAGTTGAAGGCCATGGCTTAGCTGTGTGTCTCtcagtttgttttcttccttctggtcTCTGATGTCAATATGAGAGCCCTTGAGTGCCAAGGGTGTTACATCAGGGTCCTCTCGCCAAAGCGGTGTTGGCCTTGAGATCATCGCAGGTGATTTGCTTCTGGGGGTTCCTTACGAGGCTTCGTTTTCCTTTCTTTACCTTCTTTCGGCCAGCTGCCCTGTAAAGAACAGAGAGCAGGTGTGGTTTGCTGGATCACTAGCAGGTGTGAATGCTGTAGCTTTTCCCATTGGCTTGGGCCTCTGAAGTGCTCCAggctctttgccttctgccttcaTGCAGTTATCGGAGGCAGGTGGGAATTGTATTTGAGGGAGTACTGGTCAGTTGGGCTGGGGAGAGAGCCGCGGATGTCCTGGCGCCCTCACAGTCTCCTAGTTTTGCAGTACAGTTGACTGCTGTGGTCATGGGGCCTGTTCTGGGCACCCCACCTCTCATGAACTGTGTCTGTAGCAGGGCGGGGGAAAGGAAGGCGGGCAGAGTGACAGAACGCTGCTGGAGATGGTGTGAAAATAGTTCAGGTAGGAGGAAGCGCAGTCAGATGCGTCTCGGTGGCGGGTGCATCGGGAAACCACTGGGCGCCCACCCTGGAGCGGGTTTCCACCTCAGCTGGGCGTCCTGAAGCCACTGGGCGCCCACCCCGGAGAGGGTTTCCACCTCAGCTGGGCATCCTGAAGCCACTGGGTGCCCACCTTGGAGCGGGTTTTCACCTCAGCTGGGCGTCCTGAAGCCACGGGGCACCCACCCTGGAGCGGGTTTCCACCTCAGCTGGGCGTCCTGAAACCACTGGGCGCCCACCCCGGAGCGGGTTTCCACCTCAGCTGGGTGTCCTGAAGCCACGGGGCACCCACCCCGGAGCGGGTTTCCACCTCAGCTGGGCATCCTGAAGCCACTGGGGAGCGGGTTTTCACCTCAGCTGGGCATCCTGAAACCACTGGGCGCTCACCCCGGAGCGGGTTTCCACCTCAGCTGGGGTGTCCTGAGGATTTCTCTTGCTTAGGCTGGAGGGGAATGCCAGCTTCCTCATTTGCCCATTGAGAAGAAAGTCATCTCTCATTTATGTCATGAGAGTATTAGCTACTGAAAAAGGACTTTTGGTTTCTACATTGTTTGTTGGATCTTAGAATCTCTTATGCTTTGAAAATATGTCTTTTTGCATAGGGTGGTTAATTCCTGATCAGAAAATCCACCCACCCATCAACATCTGAATTCATTCTcgattgcctttttaaaaagttttcccaCAATTTCGAATCCAGTGCTCTGCTCGTCATCTTCCTTCCCCTCACACTTCTTCGTCACCAGGCTCTTCCCACAGGGACTTCCTCTTGATACAGCACAACCTGTGTTGCCCAGTGTGGGAGCctctagccacatgtgactatctAAATGTACAGTAattgaaaattaagtaaaattcaaaatgcattttgCCAGATGTGCTAGCGGCAGTTCAGGTGCTCAGGAGCTGCGTGTGGCCGGTGGCTAGGGctctgtaatccagcctgggatGATAGAGCGTTTCCATCACTGTAAACATTGTATTGGACAGCGTTGCTGTAGACGGGTCTATATATCTCAGTCAGGGTTCAGGTCTGTCACAGAAACTTCTGCAGCCATTTTTGGAGGAAAGACACTCAGTACAGGAATTTAGGGGTTTATACAATAATTGGAAGTGCTTCAAGAGCAGGCTTTAGGCTGGGTCTGTGGGAACGATTCCCAAAACGACGCTGCACAACAGGCCCGCCGAGGAAACTGCAGCTCAGGTACAATTAGGAGGCTGGGGGACCTGGAAGCCACTGTGCCAAGGGCTGGCTCTGGGATCACACCACCTTATGAATGATCCAGGAATCAGGAAGCCACTGGCGTGGCCCTGCCAGCTTGTTCCCTGCAAGATAGACGCCTCCCCCACCTGACTTAGTTTTGATTCGGTTCTTGATTGGCGAACGTCGTGTCGGGATTTCTCGCTCCAAGGGAGGTTGGGAGCCGTTGTGTTTAGCCCTCTAGCCCCTGCGGTCCAGCGGGCACAGTAGGAGGAGGGTGAGACCGCCAAGTTTACCAGCCTCTCAGCCGCCACGTGGTGCCCAGCACACGCCATCCTTCCAGAGAGGCGTGCCACTGGGCTTCAGATGACAATTATAAAGCTGGGCCTCGGCTTATCGTCTGAGACCAAGAGACGGTGTCCTCTCTGTTCACGTCCTCCGGCTATCTTTGTACTGTAATAGATAGGGAAGATTAATGGCCCAGCTTTGTAGTCACTGGGCCTTTAGTGGGCAGAGAAAGTCCGGTTTCTGTTCCTTGTTGTCTGCTGTGCTCTTAAAGGGAATGTAGGCCCCTTGTCACTACAGCAAGACGACAGACGGCGAGAGCCAAGTGGGCTTCTAGGTGACGTGTTGGCCTGAGAGAAGGCATTTCCTTTGCCGTGCAGAGATTGCTCGGTGGTCAGGACTTCACGAGAAATTCATTGGCAGTTCTTCCCTTTCTGGGTGTGAGCGGCGGCTGCTTGCCCTCTGAATCAGTCTGGGTGTCTGTGTCTGTGGAGGTGGAGGAGTGACCTGCCTTTGTGCTCACAGAAGGCGCCAAGGCCAAGCAGGGGGACTGCTGCTGAAGCAGGCTGGTCGCCCCAGACCTTTTCCTACACACAGCTGACTGGGGGGTCCCTTTCCAATGCCAGGGCTGTTGGGCATGTTTATTTAAGGGTGGCATGGAGGCAGGGAAGTGGGGAGAACACTGGCAGCTGTTTGAGTTCTGCTTCTTTGGAGTAGAGGCTTGAAGaagggatcacctgagcccagaccTGAAATGTGAGAAGGGATTGCCTAGCAAAGGGCAGAGGGAAGAACATGGAGGACATCCTAAGTATGTGCAAAGGCACTGCGGCAGGCAAGAACTGAGCATATCTGAAGCATGAaatgagccactgtgtcaggAGTGCGTTGGACCAGGCCCAGAGGGGAGTGAGGTGAACTCAGGGAAGTGGGCCAGGGCCAGTCTGTGCAGGTGTTGTAAACTGTCACAAGGAGTTTGGATTCTGAAGGGATCTAACTAGGGGAATGACAGGGCCCAGTTTAGAAAAGTTCTGTTTCTAAAAGGTGACTTTGGCTGCTGCATGGAGATTGGCTTGGGGATGGCCAAGAGTGGAGTGAGGGAAATGGCAGGGGCTACTGCAGTACTTCTGGGCAAGAAATAGGTAGTGGCCTGGACGAGGATGGACATCTTCCTCACCGCCCCTTTCCTCAGAACTTCTTCCCCATGGTTACATCCAAGAAGTCAGTAGAAGAGCACGTGGCTTGAGAAGAAGCGCCTTCTTTAGAGATGGATGGACTGACTCAAGCAGTGTTCTTTCTACAGCGTCCCTGTAGTCCACCTTTATCTGTATCATGACAACAGTATGATTACAGTCGTTAGCAAACTGTGTTGAGCATTTTCTGGGATACGGCCCCAAATCAGGTGCAGAAAcagatggattaaagaaaaaaaaaacaattgtttCATCACTGAACACTGTCCAAGTCCCCAGCACCAGGCCCCTCACTCACAGGGGACACCCAGGAAGCACATGCCGCTGACTCCTAACTTGGACTCCTCACTCGGACCCTTGCAGAGCAGAATGACACGAGGCTGGCCAGACCGTGCAGGGGTCCTGCCTTCCTCCTGGTCCCCAGCAGCAGCACCTGGGTGCAGGAGGAGGATGCAGAGGCTGTCTTCAGGGGAGCTGGGCCATCTGACAGGTGGGAGGCATTTTCTTATGTCTGGGGATTAGGTCACTGCTGGGGGGCACCTACCTATTGGTGTGTGGCCTGATCTTCCAGACAGCTGCTTGGGGCCTTGTTCAGGGGTAGGAGCATCGGTGGAGATAGCCCAGTCAGGCACAGCCAGAGCAGACTTAAATGGTGGCATCCTTTCAGCTGGCAGCCAGGAGCCTGAGCTTTGAATCAGCTTTCTAATTTGAAAATTGATCTCTTTGCATTGGGTGGTGATTTCGTGCTAACAAAAGCCATCAGGGACACAATGCTGCCTGCCCTACCTTCATGGCACCACTCTGGATTCAAAACATCGAGCCAGAGATGGGGATTTTCCACTCCTGGGAGCCTTGGGTAGTTGTGCCACCCTGTTGTGGGTGACCCGGAGATACTCATAGAgcatttcaagtgctcaggaGCCACATATGACTGCTGGCTAGGGTATCGGACAGCCTAGGATGATAGAACGTTTCCATGACTGTAAACATTGTATTAGACCGTGTTGCTATAGAATGGTCTCAAGTCAGGGTGGGGATCTACCACAGTGCGTGGGGAAAATTACTTGGAGAAGGGAGGCCCGGGCCCAGAGGTGGCCAGTCCCGAGAGGCCATACCTGTGTCACCTGTGTGTGGTTCTGCGTTCCTGTGCAGGGCCCTCGTCATGTCATAGGACCGCAGCAATGCTCAGAGCTGCCAGGACCAAAATAGTGTAGGCTGTTTTCGTGGCCTCTGGCTAGGGAGAGGTTGACATTCCATTTTTCCCCATGGGCTGGTTCCTATGTGCTTTCTCCAGATGGTGTGCACCAGAGAGGTCTTGCGCTCTGGGAATGGTTTACAATATAAATAAGGTCCCCCATGGAGTTTTGGGAGGGCTCAGAAGGCAGCTCACCAGGATGTGGTTTTCAGAGCTGCCCCGGGGCTCCGCACAGCCAGCTGCCATCTTGGAAGCTTCTACCTCGTGCCCGGGTGCAGGGAGGTGTCCCTCACGCAGCTTCTCTGGGTGGTGCATGTGTTCTCAGGCTGGGGCTTCCTGCCCTCTTTCCAAGTGTTGTCCCCAAACTCCTGGGACTCTTGGGACTGGTAGCCTGTATGAGAGGGGGAGATTAAGGGCAATGCGTGGGGGTGAGTACAAAGATTAAGGTCTGGGTACTGCCATCTCAGGGGAGGCGTGAGCTGAGGAGGGCTTATGATGAGTGACTTGGGGTCTGGGAATGCCAGCAGTTGGGGACAGGGCAGCTTCTATGTATCTGAGGGAAAAGGAGAAGTTAGTCTAGGAACTAAAATAGTCTATTAAATTTTGTCAGTGCCAAACAGAGagtctaggaagaaaaaaattatataccacAGATTGAATGGAGCAAAATTAGAGTTCCAGCCTTCCCTGGCAAGCCAAAGAGGCAGGAGCTCCGTGGCTCCAGTGCAGCAGATGGAAACAGAAGCGCTTTCCACTTTTGCCTAAGAGGCGCCCCAAGGTTACTGCGGGGGCAGGTGGCGTAGTGGATGCTGTCACGTGGAGATCATAGTAAACAGAAAGAATGTTCTTGGGGTCAGAAATCCAGCCCCTTGTATCTCGAGGCCTGGAGAAGCCCAGGAGGAGGTGTGCACCTTGTCTGTCACCATGTACACGAGcacgtgtgtgcgtgcatgtggaGTGTGTGAGAGAGGGCTGAGGAGGCAGGAGTAGAGTCTAGCAGCTCACTGTGAGCCCTGTGCCTGCTGTAGCAACCCTCTGTCGCCCATTCTGTGACCTTTAGTGAGTCAGACACTCCTTTGTCTTCTTATGTGTTAAATGGAGACACGCATGCTTGCTGggtgttcaagcagttctcgtgcttTGGGTGCCTTTATTAATTCAAATGCACTCTTTCTATCTTTTCCTGCTGGATCTTCTGAGAAAGGTTAAGGTCCCAGCTTTACTGGGGTCTTCCTCACTTTAGGCTTGGGATCTACACAGCGAGTGCAGGGAGGACAGGGACGAGTTACGGGAGCGATGAGACGTCTCCTGGTGGGGAGTGTCACGTCCTCCTTGAGCCTGATGTTCTGGTTAATGCAGTTTATCCCTGGGACAGAGAACAGGAGGAAAGTGAAGGGAATATATATGGTAAGGTGAGAGTCGATGTCACATTGAGAATGTGGCTATGAATTGGGTATGGCAGAGAGGCGATTTCCCAGGCCTTGAGGGGTGGAGGCGGAGCTGTAATGCTACAGGGGCCAGATGGAGGTAGAGCAGGTGGCAACTGTGGTGGGACAGGAGGCAGCTGACCAGCTGGTCTCCAAGAGGACCTGAAGGGTCTTCTTGCGATCATGCAGGAGTGGTAGCTATGTGGCATGAGTGATGCCATTCCCTGCCCTTTGTGCCCGAGGTGGACAACACTAATCTTTCATCCTCAGAGTCTTTTAAGTATATAGCATTTTGGACAGTGATGTCAATCAATTGGCATAAAAGTTGAAACTTATTGTCTGTCACTGGTGTGATGGAAAGGATATAGACTGGAGTCCAACAGAAATGACAGCCCCACCAGGTCCAAGCTTTGGGCACCGACCAAGCGTATTAGGTCGTTTTTTGGTTGCAAGGGACAGAGAGCCGTTTCACATTAGCTTTGGCTAAGTTATTTAAGTCACTTAAACATCACGGTGGGTGGGGGAGGCTCAGCCAGCCTTGCAGTACAGCCCTAATGGAGGTCAGCCCCAAGAGGCCACACCTGTCTCACCTTCGTGTGGCTCAGGGAAGGTCTAACTTCAGGTGTGGCTGGATGAGGAATCTGGTGAGGTTGCTGGGGCTCTGCCTCTGGGGCAGACTCTCTAGGTGAAAATGTTCACATGGCTAAGCCGAGTCGCGTGCTCTTCACAGGTTCCTGTGGGGACGGGATGGAGGGGGCGGTGATAGGTTCTAGAAAGCAGGTCACATGGGGAGCAAAGTTACCTTGGAGGTCAAACATAGAAGGATCAGTCCAAGATAAGAGTTGGGGAGGCGGCTGGGAGAGGCACCAAGTGTTCAGCTGTGTCTTAGTTACaggtgaggagagggaggggatcAATCAGGTTGAACCAGCAACCTTCGGACCCAGCGGCTTCCCCGGAAGACCTTGTGCACGTGAAACACAGAAGGTCACTGTGGGCGGCCTCGGAGGTGGATGTGCAACTGGTCTGGCTCCTCCGGCCACAGTCTCCCGGGCAGCTGAAGTGGCCTCAGATGCCAACCTCGCCGCCCACAGTAGCACCCTCTTCTCTGTGGCTTTTCTTGATCCCGCGGCACCTGGCCAGTTGACTAGCGGTACCACATCTCAAGGTCACACCTGTGTTCTGGGAGATTCAGGTTTGGGCCAGGCTGAGCTGATCGCTTGGCAAACCTTACAGATTCTAGAGCGAGGCGTCCAGCCTAACAGGCCAAAGAGTGTTTGCCAAGCGGATGTGCTGTCTTAGGGACAGTCTCAGAGGCTTCGTTGCCTAGACACCAGAGCAGGGCAGCTGTCCCTGTGCAGGTTGGAGCCCTGGGTTGCACTGGTTCCAGTCAGGTTTCCTTCCTGACATTGtccctctcccctaccccatCAACCCCTGCCACTCACAGCTCCCTTTCCCAGATAGCAAATGCTGTCTAATGAATCACCCCAAAACAAAGTGGCTCACAACAGCAGACACCCTGCTATTGCTCAGtctctgtgggtcaggaattcaagaagCTCTTGTGTGGGTCAGTAATTCAAAAAGTAACTGATTTGGGGCAGTCCTGACTTGGGGTCTCTCCTGGGGTGGCAGTCAGATGGTGACTGGAGCGGCTGGGGGCTGGCCAGGACTCTTCTCTTGCCACATGGCCTCTCTGTTGAGGCTAGTCTGGGCTTCCTTACAGCATGGGACTCAGGGCTGAATGGCTACCTTGTGTGGGGGCTGGCTTCCTCTAGGTCGACCATCCAGAGACAGTCAGGGGGGTGCAatgtggcctttttttttaacctatccTTGGAAGTCACATGGTGTCACTTTTGCTGTACTTCATTGGTAAAACAGTCACCAAAGGCTGACCTTATTTCAAGAGGAGGGCCTAGATCTTTCTCAGTGGAAGGGATATCAGATGTGAAGGGATTTGTTGACATGATTTAAAACCATCACAGCTCCCCTGGCCCCTTCTGGTCAACCAACACTTAAAGCCCAGATGACTTTGAGGTAGCTGGATGTGACCTTACTCTAGTGCAACCTTCtcactttattatatttatttttgtttattggaACCCAGGTGCAGAGAGTTGAGTGAATCATACTCTAGTTCATTGTACCTTTTCATCATTGATTCATGCGATGACCtctcacattcactcactcattcatttatgctTCCTCCTTGCCCCCATATCTTACTCTCATTTTCCTCCTCACCATCCTTAAACAGTCATTCTATTCGATTTCATGAATATCCTTTCGTTTGCATGTGTTCTTAAAATACGTATTTTAATTTGCAGGTAATATGTTGTGTTTTATCTGTTTCTGCTGAGGTCCACACGTGCTGTCATGCACGGATCTCATCTGTTGCCCACCTAAGGTGAGGCAAGGAGACCAGAGCGGAGTGACgcgcccaaggtcacccagctgaaCCGGGACCGGAAGGATCCTGGCCCTTTCCCTCAGCATCTCACACTCATGTTTCCACGTGCCACCTCCTAACCACCTGCAATAGCTTGAAATAAGGTTTTGAAAAAATTGTGAATCTGGGGTCCAGAGAGTGTCGGAAGTGCTCCCGTTTTCTGTCTGGTCACTGttgtgttcttttctcttttgccacAGGTTCCAACTATGGGAGCCCACGCCCCGCCCATGCCAACATGAATGCCAATGCGGCCGCGGGACTGGCCCCTGAGCACATCCCCACCCCGGGGGCCGCCCTGTCCTGGCAGGCGGCCATCGACGCAGCCCGGCAGGCGAAGCTGATGGGCAGCGCTGGCAACGCGACCATCTCCACAGTCAGCTCCACGCAGCGGAAGCGGCAGCAATATGGGAAACCCAAGAAGCAGGGCAGCACCACGGCCACACGCCCGCCCCGAGCCCTGCTCTGCCTGACCCTGAAGAACCCCATCCGGAGGGCCTGCATCAGCATTGTCGAATGGAAATATCCTTTGTTCACTGGGCTGGGCATGCTCCTGGGACCTGCACCCTGGGGCCAGCCCTCCGAGGCTCCCTGGGTCACGGGCTGTGTCAGCGGTGCTGGGCTACAAGTGGGGCCTTGGGCCTACTGCATCTGCATCACTGGGGTGCCATGAAATGCAGAGTTCTGGGCCCTGCCCTAGACTtgatgaatcagaatctctggggacaAGGCCCAGCAATCTGCTTGTATAATAAGCTAcctgggttggtttttttttttccatataataaGCAACATTTGAGAAAATGAGCCTAAGAAGTTATGAAATATCATCTCCTGTAGCTGAGCTTGCCCAGGGGCCCACTCATGCC from the Macaca thibetana thibetana isolate TM-01 chromosome 11, ASM2454274v1, whole genome shotgun sequence genome contains:
- the LOC126930353 gene encoding voltage-dependent L-type calcium channel subunit alpha-1C-like produces the protein MVNENTRMYIPEENHQGSNYGSPRPAHANMNANAAAGLAPEHIPTPGAALSWQAAIDAARQAKLMGSAGNATISTVSSTQRKRQQYGKPKKQGSTTATRPPRALLCLTLKNPIRRACISIVEWKYPLFTGLGMLLGPAPWGQPSEAPWVTGCVSGAGLQVGPWAYCICITGVP